From a single Micromonospora pallida genomic region:
- a CDS encoding lysophospholipid acyltransferase family protein, protein MPELVYPPVIAAAKTMFRVLDLRITVEGAHHVPRAGGAVLASNHVSYLDFIFCGLGAQESKRLVRFMAKESVFTHKVSGPLMRGMRHIPVNREAGTGSYNEAVDALRRGEVVGVFPEATISRSFTVKSLKTGTVRMAQEAGVPVLPVALWGGQRLWTKGRPRTLTRRHVPITILIGEPLDPAAYQYAGKMNADLKTRLAALVDRAQREYPEQPSGPDDTWWQPAHLGGTAPTPEEADILDGKPPRPARTA, encoded by the coding sequence ATGCCGGAACTCGTGTACCCGCCTGTGATCGCCGCCGCCAAGACGATGTTCCGGGTCCTCGACCTGCGTATCACCGTGGAGGGCGCGCACCACGTGCCGCGCGCCGGCGGGGCGGTTCTGGCCAGCAACCACGTCAGCTACCTCGACTTCATCTTCTGTGGTCTCGGCGCGCAGGAGTCGAAGCGGCTGGTCCGCTTCATGGCCAAGGAGTCGGTCTTCACGCACAAGGTCTCCGGTCCGCTGATGCGCGGCATGCGACACATCCCGGTGAACCGGGAGGCCGGCACCGGCTCGTACAACGAGGCCGTCGACGCGCTGCGGCGCGGCGAGGTGGTCGGCGTCTTCCCGGAGGCGACGATCAGCCGCTCGTTCACCGTGAAGAGCCTGAAGACCGGCACCGTCCGGATGGCCCAGGAGGCCGGGGTGCCCGTACTGCCGGTCGCGCTCTGGGGCGGCCAGCGGCTCTGGACCAAAGGCCGCCCGCGTACGCTCACCCGCCGGCACGTGCCGATCACCATCCTGATCGGTGAGCCGCTGGACCCGGCCGCCTACCAGTACGCGGGCAAGATGAACGCCGACCTGAAGACCCGACTCGCCGCCCTGGTCGACCGGGCCCAGCGGGAGTACCCGGAGCAGCCATCCGGCCCGGACGACACCTGGTGGCAGCCGGCCCACCTCGGCGGCACCGCGCCCACCCCCGAAGAGGCCGACATCCTGGACGGCAAGCCACCACGCCCCGCCCGAACCGCCTGA
- a CDS encoding NACHT domain-containing protein, giving the protein MPLIETAATGLAKAVVTRAVGQWLGHRQARDARSLDLSELVATTFRDRIVRRKAETQMQSLVTEVTERIEQTFETEYGNLPEHEVTATLDTVSRVVTAGVSSDEQLFAADADPVRLTRALQPAYTAAAERAGLSEAATRLGERVLADCVRCHVELVRHLPEFTNRASQEILARFSRLSADLAEVLARLPAPPRTDAGDDDSFEQRYLQFVSKHHDQLELFGVDVHNFTPETTLSIAYLSLSVTDSSGGAGRRASAVRPPVQGAFGRLVNARSGKGLVGDGQTGLRVEGALGQHRRVLLRGEAGSGKSTLLRWLAINAARHGFTGELQDWNGRVPFLVKLRAYADRPLPLVGPQLGDDMAQFATEAPAGWVERIFAEGRALLLVDGVDELVRSQRAAVREWLRRILHRYPGIIVVVTSRPTAASARWLAGKDFAALMLEQMSPADIVVFVGRWHQAIGGARHLPCRIDELPRYERRLLARLEANRHLRGLATNPLMCAMLCALNLDRGDDLPHDRISLYQAALDMLLERRDTARNVPAYRRVGLGAQHARTLLQDLAWRLAISNRSELDTGQAQEHVTRKLATMPKVTAEPADVFEHLLDRSGVLKDVAEDRLSFVHRTFQEYLAAKEIAEENYIDALLEMAGRDIWRETVIMTAGLANSEYRQRLIGGLLDRADVAPGRKQRWLRLLAAACVETAPGLSPTIQDRIDASLVALLPPRSKVEARSLALAGDRVLDYLADDLTELTPSVAAAVVFTAAFVGGPRALEKLTRYGADARTPVVDALIQAADYFEPDEYGRRVLVDSPLLNGRITVDEWTAPMTHHLRHLRHVQFNVQPSPEVVRSLPPLQGLILERGIRGPIDREISALRAHPALEQLVVRLPLDPAALPTTLASLRDLSLVFPPPPSGRTDLSWLARFPRLTSLGLYDMCRPYSWRQLTNLPGLRSMVLSAASGRRPLDDVGFLRQLPALEFLGLIGCTDPRVLEHVANLRGLKTLLLMQLDVPGLDLALLHGLPLDHLDLDSYPGPLDLAPLTGHPTLETVDLQNCAGLTDLGPLTTMPRLRTLYLDDAGPPTTGLDLGPLRERRRLTVFADTDQRLHNREGVRVRSRS; this is encoded by the coding sequence ATGCCGCTGATCGAAACCGCCGCGACCGGGTTGGCGAAGGCGGTGGTGACCCGCGCCGTCGGGCAGTGGCTGGGGCACCGACAGGCCAGGGACGCCCGCAGCCTCGACCTGTCGGAGCTGGTCGCCACGACGTTCCGGGACCGGATCGTGCGCCGCAAGGCCGAGACCCAGATGCAGAGCCTGGTCACGGAGGTCACCGAACGCATCGAGCAGACCTTCGAGACCGAGTACGGCAACCTGCCCGAGCACGAGGTCACGGCCACCCTCGACACGGTCAGTCGGGTGGTCACGGCGGGGGTGTCGTCCGACGAACAGCTCTTCGCCGCCGACGCCGACCCGGTCCGGCTCACCCGGGCACTCCAACCCGCCTACACCGCCGCCGCCGAACGGGCCGGGCTGAGCGAGGCGGCCACCCGGCTCGGCGAACGGGTGCTGGCCGACTGCGTACGCTGCCACGTCGAGCTGGTCCGGCACCTGCCGGAGTTCACCAACCGGGCCAGCCAGGAGATCCTCGCCCGGTTCTCCCGGCTCTCCGCCGACCTGGCCGAGGTGCTCGCCCGGCTGCCCGCTCCCCCGCGCACGGACGCGGGCGACGACGACTCCTTCGAGCAGCGGTACCTGCAGTTCGTCTCCAAGCACCATGACCAGCTCGAACTCTTCGGGGTGGACGTGCACAACTTCACCCCGGAGACGACGCTCAGCATCGCGTACCTCAGTCTCAGCGTCACCGACTCCAGCGGCGGCGCGGGTCGCCGGGCCTCCGCGGTCCGGCCACCCGTCCAGGGCGCCTTCGGCCGGCTGGTCAACGCCAGGTCCGGTAAGGGCCTGGTCGGTGACGGCCAGACCGGCCTGCGGGTGGAGGGAGCGCTCGGCCAGCACCGTCGCGTCCTGCTCCGGGGCGAGGCGGGCTCCGGCAAGAGCACTCTGCTGCGCTGGCTGGCGATCAACGCCGCCCGCCATGGGTTCACCGGCGAGCTTCAGGACTGGAACGGGCGGGTGCCCTTCCTCGTCAAGCTGCGCGCGTACGCCGACCGGCCGCTGCCCCTGGTCGGCCCGCAGCTCGGCGACGACATGGCCCAGTTCGCCACCGAGGCACCGGCCGGCTGGGTCGAGCGGATCTTCGCCGAGGGCCGGGCCCTGCTCCTCGTCGACGGGGTCGACGAACTGGTGCGCAGCCAGCGAGCCGCCGTCCGGGAGTGGCTGCGCCGGATCCTGCACCGGTATCCGGGGATAATTGTCGTGGTGACCTCCCGCCCCACGGCGGCCTCGGCCCGCTGGCTGGCCGGCAAGGACTTCGCCGCCCTGATGCTGGAACAGATGAGTCCCGCCGACATCGTGGTCTTCGTCGGCCGTTGGCACCAAGCCATCGGCGGCGCGCGCCACCTGCCGTGCCGGATCGACGAGCTGCCCCGGTACGAACGTCGGCTGTTGGCCCGGCTGGAAGCCAACCGGCACCTGCGGGGGCTGGCCACCAACCCGCTTATGTGCGCGATGCTCTGCGCGTTGAACCTCGACCGGGGCGACGACCTGCCGCACGACCGGATCAGCCTCTACCAGGCCGCCCTGGACATGCTGTTGGAACGGCGCGACACGGCCCGGAACGTGCCCGCGTACCGGCGGGTGGGGCTGGGCGCGCAGCACGCCCGGACGCTGCTCCAGGACCTGGCCTGGCGACTGGCGATCAGCAACCGGTCGGAGCTGGACACCGGGCAGGCCCAGGAGCACGTGACCCGGAAGCTGGCCACCATGCCGAAGGTCACCGCCGAACCAGCGGACGTGTTCGAGCATCTGCTGGACCGCAGCGGGGTACTCAAGGACGTCGCCGAGGACCGGCTCTCCTTCGTACACCGGACGTTCCAGGAATACCTGGCGGCGAAGGAGATCGCCGAGGAGAACTACATCGACGCGCTGCTGGAGATGGCCGGGCGGGACATCTGGCGGGAAACCGTCATCATGACCGCCGGCCTGGCCAACAGCGAGTACCGGCAGCGGCTGATCGGCGGACTCCTCGACCGAGCCGACGTCGCGCCCGGCCGGAAGCAGCGCTGGCTACGGCTGCTAGCGGCGGCCTGCGTGGAGACCGCCCCGGGGCTGAGCCCAACGATCCAGGACCGCATCGACGCCAGCCTGGTGGCGCTCCTGCCGCCCCGTAGCAAGGTGGAGGCACGTTCCCTCGCGCTGGCCGGGGATCGCGTCCTCGACTACCTCGCCGACGACCTCACCGAGCTCACCCCGTCGGTGGCGGCGGCCGTGGTTTTCACCGCCGCCTTCGTCGGCGGCCCCCGTGCGTTGGAAAAGCTCACCCGGTACGGCGCGGACGCCCGTACCCCGGTAGTCGATGCCCTGATCCAGGCCGCCGACTACTTCGAGCCCGACGAGTACGGCCGCCGTGTCCTCGTCGACTCCCCGCTACTGAATGGACGGATCACCGTTGACGAGTGGACCGCGCCGATGACCCATCACCTCCGGCACCTCCGCCACGTCCAGTTCAACGTCCAGCCCTCGCCGGAGGTCGTCCGCTCCCTTCCGCCGCTCCAAGGCCTGATCTTGGAGCGGGGGATCCGTGGACCCATCGACAGGGAGATCAGCGCCCTCCGTGCTCATCCCGCCCTGGAACAACTGGTCGTCCGCCTGCCGCTGGATCCCGCGGCGCTTCCCACCACCCTCGCCTCACTCCGAGACCTCAGCCTCGTTTTCCCGCCACCGCCCAGCGGAAGAACGGACCTGTCCTGGCTTGCCCGGTTCCCTCGGCTCACGTCGCTGGGCCTGTATGACATGTGTCGGCCGTACAGCTGGCGGCAGCTAACCAACCTGCCGGGCCTGCGTTCGATGGTCCTCAGCGCCGCTTCGGGCCGGCGCCCGCTGGACGACGTGGGATTCCTGCGGCAGCTTCCCGCGTTGGAGTTTCTCGGGCTCATCGGTTGCACGGACCCCCGCGTACTGGAGCACGTCGCCAACCTTCGGGGCCTGAAGACTCTGCTCCTGATGCAGCTCGACGTGCCAGGCCTGGATCTGGCGCTGTTACACGGCCTACCGCTCGATCACCTCGACCTCGACTCCTATCCTGGTCCACTCGATCTCGCCCCGCTGACCGGTCATCCCACCCTGGAGACGGTCGACCTGCAGAACTGCGCCGGTCTGACCGATCTGGGGCCGCTGACCACGATGCCCCGGCTGCGCACTCTGTACCTCGACGACGCGGGACCGCCCACCACCGGCCTCGACCTCGGGCCGCTCCGCGAACGCCGTCGCCTAACGGTGTTCGCCGACACTGACCAACGGCTTCACAATCGGGAGGGTGTCCGGGTCCGCTCGCGTTCCTGA
- a CDS encoding response regulator has translation MDADTVAGAVSGPVRVAIVDDHPVVVEGIRSWLAVEPRLTVVATGDDPDVVLRDAPDADVVLLDLRLHGRMAVDSVAGLSAAGRRVVVYSEHTEPETMLAVLDAGAVAFLAKHEGREHCVATVLAAASDRAYVPPTLAGAMVGDARPDRPALSDKEREALLLWFQSMSKASVARRMRISEHTVKQYVDRARIKYTRAGRPAATKAALLARAIEDGLIRPEEIGVYQSYASSDRPTP, from the coding sequence ATGGACGCGGACACGGTGGCGGGCGCGGTGAGCGGTCCGGTACGCGTGGCAATCGTGGACGACCACCCGGTGGTGGTCGAGGGCATCCGGTCGTGGCTCGCCGTCGAGCCGCGACTGACGGTGGTGGCCACCGGGGACGATCCGGACGTGGTGCTGCGGGACGCCCCGGACGCCGACGTGGTCCTGCTGGACCTGCGCCTGCACGGCCGGATGGCGGTGGACTCCGTGGCCGGGCTCAGCGCGGCGGGCCGGCGGGTGGTGGTCTACTCCGAACACACCGAGCCGGAGACGATGCTCGCCGTGCTGGACGCGGGGGCGGTGGCGTTCCTCGCCAAGCACGAGGGGCGGGAACACTGCGTGGCCACGGTGCTGGCGGCGGCGAGCGACCGGGCGTACGTCCCGCCCACGCTGGCCGGGGCGATGGTCGGTGACGCCCGCCCGGACCGGCCGGCCCTGTCCGACAAGGAACGGGAGGCGCTGCTGCTCTGGTTCCAGTCGATGTCGAAGGCGTCGGTGGCCCGCCGGATGCGGATCAGCGAGCACACCGTGAAGCAGTACGTCGACCGGGCACGGATCAAGTACACCCGGGCCGGGCGTCCGGCCGCCACCAAGGCGGCGCTGCTCGCCCGGGCGATCGAGGACGGCCTGATCCGTCCGGAGGAGATCGGCGTCTACCAGTCGTACGCGTCGTCGGACCGGCCGACCCCCTAA
- a CDS encoding sensor histidine kinase, giving the protein MGTPTGHPPTVSPAGDALNRVFTTLPIMVRLTCGLAGAGAALAVRTEPVEPVLLVVAVVVLTGWSVWFAQSGRRSGLTPGLIGVDVMLTVAACLLLPHLVATEVLPGEVSWVAILASTSVIVAQLALRPRWAVPAGLLVTAAYATGAHLAGNDTEAVAHAVTLLVQTASTTALTTVLRGSSRRADAAFAERQRVLREALIARTAREVERRQNRDLHDTVLSTLTMVGLGAVRSGSPLLRERAAADLRTLAATGTPTEHKSDSPPAGGDATRAALDEWLRRAVARFPDLPVAVDLPAGHPVPMEVAVAFVEGTAAALANVLRHAPGAAVRVSLDRVTDTVVVEVADDGPGFAPARVPAHRYGLRESIRGRMAAVGGRALVDTAPGRGTRIRLEWPDAD; this is encoded by the coding sequence ATGGGCACACCGACCGGTCACCCGCCCACTGTCAGCCCGGCCGGCGACGCGTTGAACCGGGTCTTCACCACCCTGCCGATCATGGTCCGACTGACCTGTGGCCTCGCCGGTGCCGGCGCCGCCCTGGCGGTCCGTACCGAGCCGGTCGAGCCGGTGCTGCTGGTCGTCGCGGTCGTCGTGCTCACCGGCTGGTCGGTCTGGTTCGCCCAGTCCGGTCGCCGGTCCGGGCTCACCCCCGGGCTGATCGGGGTGGACGTGATGTTGACCGTGGCCGCGTGCCTGCTCCTCCCGCACCTGGTCGCCACGGAGGTGCTGCCCGGCGAGGTGAGCTGGGTGGCGATCCTGGCCAGCACCTCGGTGATCGTCGCCCAACTCGCCCTGCGTCCCCGCTGGGCGGTGCCCGCCGGGCTGCTGGTCACCGCCGCGTACGCGACCGGCGCCCACCTGGCCGGCAACGACACCGAGGCCGTCGCGCACGCGGTCACCCTGCTGGTGCAGACCGCCTCGACCACCGCCCTCACCACGGTGCTGCGCGGCAGCAGCCGCCGGGCGGACGCGGCCTTCGCCGAACGGCAGCGCGTGCTGCGGGAGGCCCTGATCGCCCGGACCGCCCGGGAGGTCGAACGGCGGCAGAACCGGGACCTGCACGACACGGTGCTCTCCACGCTGACCATGGTGGGGCTGGGTGCGGTCCGCTCCGGTTCCCCGCTGCTGCGCGAACGGGCCGCGGCGGACCTGCGTACCCTCGCCGCCACCGGGACTCCGACGGAGCACAAGTCGGACTCCCCGCCCGCTGGCGGCGACGCGACCCGGGCGGCCCTGGACGAGTGGCTGCGCCGAGCGGTCGCCCGTTTTCCGGACCTGCCGGTCGCCGTGGACCTCCCCGCCGGACACCCGGTGCCGATGGAGGTGGCCGTCGCGTTCGTGGAGGGCACCGCCGCCGCCCTGGCCAACGTGCTGCGGCACGCGCCGGGCGCGGCGGTGCGGGTGAGCCTGGACCGGGTCACCGACACCGTCGTGGTCGAGGTGGCCGACGACGGGCCGGGCTTCGCCCCGGCGCGGGTCCCGGCCCACCGGTACGGGCTACGCGAGTCGATCCGGGGCCGGATGGCGGCGGTGGGCGGACGGGCTCTGGTCGACACGGCTCCCGGGCGGGGCACCCGGATCCGGCTGGAGTGGCCGGATGCGGACTGA
- the yidD gene encoding membrane protein insertion efficiency factor YidD yields the protein MFKSKGHDHNRKRKSSYVGGCDGCGGCDGCDGCDGPGGCNFGLFSFLLTLGAATASAVRVPTVDRAGRAAILGYRRWLSHRWPGQCRFTPTCSAYGLTAVERYGLALGGRMAAERVRRCRPGVPRGTHDPVR from the coding sequence ATGTTCAAGAGCAAGGGCCACGACCACAACCGCAAACGGAAGAGCAGCTACGTCGGCGGGTGCGACGGCTGTGGCGGGTGCGACGGCTGCGACGGCTGCGACGGCCCGGGCGGCTGCAACTTCGGCCTCTTCTCGTTCCTGCTGACGCTCGGCGCGGCGACGGCCTCGGCGGTCCGCGTCCCGACGGTCGACCGGGCGGGCCGGGCAGCGATCCTCGGCTACCGCCGGTGGCTGTCGCACCGCTGGCCCGGCCAGTGCCGGTTCACGCCCACGTGCAGCGCGTACGGCCTCACCGCCGTCGAGCGGTACGGCCTCGCGCTGGGCGGCCGGATGGCCGCCGAGCGGGTCCGGCGCTGCCGGCCGGGCGTTCCCCGGGGCACCCACGACCCGGTCCGCTGA
- a CDS encoding dienelactone hydrolase family protein, whose amino-acid sequence MTEILLFHHALGQTPGFMEFADRWRAAGHTVHTPDLYDGTTFGSVDEGVAHARSIGFDEIARRGTAAAEGLSADLVYAGFSLGAMSAQSLTQTRPGARGALIMEGAAPTATFDSPWPTGTPVQFHAMADDDWADVPVMQQLVQEIDTAELFLYPGSGHLFADRSSKDYDEQAAALLLTRTLEFLGRLD is encoded by the coding sequence ATGACCGAGATCCTGCTGTTCCACCACGCGCTGGGGCAGACCCCCGGCTTCATGGAGTTCGCCGACCGGTGGCGGGCCGCCGGACACACCGTGCACACCCCCGACCTGTACGACGGCACGACCTTCGGTTCGGTCGACGAGGGCGTGGCGCACGCCCGGTCCATCGGTTTCGACGAGATCGCGCGCCGGGGCACCGCCGCCGCCGAGGGGCTGTCGGCCGACCTGGTGTACGCCGGCTTCTCGCTGGGCGCGATGTCCGCCCAGTCGCTCACCCAGACCCGCCCCGGCGCACGCGGCGCGCTGATCATGGAGGGGGCCGCGCCGACCGCGACTTTCGACAGCCCCTGGCCCACTGGTACGCCCGTCCAGTTCCACGCGATGGCCGACGACGACTGGGCGGACGTCCCGGTCATGCAGCAACTCGTCCAGGAGATCGACACCGCCGAGCTGTTCCTCTACCCCGGCTCCGGGCACCTCTTCGCCGACCGCAGCAGCAAGGACTACGACGAGCAGGCGGCGGCCCTGCTCCTGACCCGCACCCTGGAGTTCCTCGGCCGCCTCGACTGA
- a CDS encoding M23 family metallopeptidase — protein sequence MRLRLAGALSAGLMLAATVLVPASPASAAPSFRTPFPCNQTWSGSTRTTHSPAYAIDFNRTDDHGDPVKASAPGTVDVVANLGDTSYGRYVRINHGGGYTTYYAHLSGFNVSVGQSVGYNTTIGYVGNSGGSSGSHLHYEQRLNGNDIQVRFSGNLALYWGTKNYTRTAGC from the coding sequence ATGCGTCTTCGTTTGGCGGGTGCCCTCAGTGCTGGCCTGATGCTGGCTGCCACCGTCCTGGTCCCGGCGTCCCCGGCCTCGGCCGCGCCCTCGTTCCGGACGCCGTTCCCGTGCAACCAGACGTGGTCGGGGTCGACCCGCACCACACACAGCCCGGCGTACGCGATCGACTTCAACCGGACCGACGACCACGGCGACCCGGTCAAGGCCAGCGCCCCGGGCACGGTCGACGTGGTCGCCAACCTCGGTGACACCAGCTACGGCCGGTACGTGCGGATCAACCACGGGGGTGGGTACACCACCTACTACGCCCACCTCAGCGGGTTCAACGTCTCGGTCGGCCAGTCCGTCGGCTACAACACCACCATCGGCTACGTGGGTAACAGCGGCGGCTCCAGCGGCTCGCACCTGCACTACGAGCAGCGGCTCAACGGCAACGACATCCAGGTCCGGTTCAGCGGCAACCTGGCCCTCTACTGGGGGACCAAGAACTACACCCGTACCGCCGGCTGCTGA